The Flavobacteriales bacterium genome has a window encoding:
- a CDS encoding recombinase family protein has product MGISVLYVRISSLDGKTDRQRVNEEEFDRVIEDKCSGSIPIFEREGGRQLKKWIDEGVISSISIWQIDRSGRDLRDILNFIHYTTQRKIPINFISQGLRTIDENGEENPISKMVISILGVVAEMERKLIRERQREGIEIAKLKGKFLGRKKGTSEDPLKFLSKKRNKHAMELLIKGYKNIEVSRITGLHPQTVSKVKGMI; this is encoded by the coding sequence ATGGGAATTTCAGTTTTATATGTCCGTATTTCGTCACTTGATGGTAAAACCGATCGGCAAAGAGTCAATGAAGAAGAGTTTGATAGAGTCATTGAGGATAAGTGTTCTGGTTCGATTCCAATTTTTGAAAGAGAAGGCGGGCGCCAACTAAAAAAATGGATCGATGAAGGTGTGATCTCTTCTATTTCTATTTGGCAAATTGACCGCAGCGGCAGAGACCTTCGTGATATTCTAAATTTCATACACTACACCACCCAGAGAAAGATCCCAATTAATTTTATCTCACAGGGTCTAAGAACCATTGATGAAAATGGAGAGGAAAACCCCATCTCCAAAATGGTAATTTCAATTCTTGGAGTTGTTGCGGAAATGGAACGGAAATTAATCCGAGAACGGCAACGTGAGGGAATTGAAATCGCAAAGTTGAAGGGGAAGTTCTTAGGACGTAAAAAAGGTACTTCTGAAGATCCCCTAAAGTTCTTATCAAAGAAGAGGAATAAACATGCCATGGAACTCCTAATTAAGGGTTATAAGAATATTGAGGTTTCACGAATAACTGGTCTGCACCCGCAGACAGTTTCAAAAGTAAAGGGTATGATCTGA
- a CDS encoding DEAD/DEAH box helicase family protein, with protein MAYLYKIFEGPFARRALSQVNVPNSIAGNLRLGYGQRPYQIEAFKRYIYLDQEDFEEKPHKPYHLLYNMATGSGKTLIMAGLMLYLYEKGYRNFLFFVNSKNIIKKTKDNFLNPQANKYLFNNKIVIDGREVIIKEVENFEEADTENINIKFTTIQQLHIDLNNTKENSLTFEDFENREIVLIADEAHHFSSGTKRGTLLGSWEDTVQKVHQSNFNNILLEFTATLDYESREIAEKYQEKVIHKYDLAQFRLDKYSKEINLVRSLYDEQERVIQALILNLYRQELATSNNINLKPVILFKAKSKIAESEQNKINFHQLIEGFSIEMVNNIQQTSTIPIVQKAFEFFEGKGISDNEIVKRIKSNFKEENCISANNDAEAETNQILLNTLEDENNPIRAVFAVHKLNEGWDVLNLFDIVRLYEGQNTGGKNKGVGKTTISEAQLVGRGARYFPFKLEDNQDPFTRKFDNDISNDLKILEELYYHTKEDSRYISELKQALIDTGIYEDDENTIQLTLEIKPEFKKADFYKTGRVVFNKKIEKSYNNVKSFEDLGVKMSNLNYTLSSGVGRMTSVFKDDNKGTVDKIEHKDLKVGSIPKHVISYALSQNPFYHFDNLVKYFPNLDSLSNFIQSEDYLGGLEITFNGSEDRFNKIANKDYLLAVNKLLTSIEDDIKSNLTEFEGSKYISEYVHKVFGDKEIKVNKNSERSDGQFDVVSEPDWYVYNANYGTSEEKKFVEMFSRRFEHLEKKFENIYLIRNERELKIYDGLGRAFEPDFLLFCKEKDGDEHTFQVFIEPKGAHLIANDMWKEEFLQRMRDERKTLQINMDKYLITGVPFYNYSNENEFIENLESLS; from the coding sequence ATGGCATATCTCTATAAAATCTTTGAAGGGCCTTTTGCCAGAAGAGCGCTATCTCAAGTAAATGTGCCAAATAGTATTGCAGGCAATTTAAGACTAGGGTATGGTCAACGTCCTTATCAAATTGAAGCGTTCAAAAGGTACATATACTTAGACCAGGAAGATTTCGAAGAAAAACCTCATAAACCCTACCACTTGCTTTATAATATGGCAACTGGAAGTGGTAAGACTTTGATAATGGCTGGTCTGATGCTTTATCTTTATGAAAAAGGATATCGCAACTTTCTATTTTTTGTAAATAGCAAAAACATCATTAAGAAGACCAAGGATAATTTCCTGAATCCACAGGCGAATAAATACCTGTTTAATAATAAAATTGTTATTGATGGAAGGGAAGTAATTATTAAAGAGGTTGAAAACTTTGAAGAGGCTGATACAGAAAACATCAACATCAAGTTTACTACCATTCAGCAATTGCATATTGACCTGAACAACACAAAAGAAAACAGCTTAACATTCGAAGATTTTGAAAATAGAGAAATAGTCTTAATTGCCGATGAAGCCCATCATTTTAGTTCAGGAACAAAAAGGGGTACTTTACTCGGAAGCTGGGAAGACACAGTACAGAAAGTCCACCAATCCAATTTCAACAATATCCTTTTAGAGTTTACTGCAACCTTAGATTATGAAAGTAGGGAGATTGCGGAAAAATATCAGGAAAAAGTCATTCACAAATATGATCTGGCTCAATTCCGTTTAGACAAATATTCTAAGGAAATCAATTTAGTTCGGTCGCTCTATGATGAACAGGAACGAGTCATTCAGGCCTTAATTCTCAATTTGTATCGTCAGGAATTGGCAACATCCAATAATATCAATTTAAAGCCTGTTATTCTATTCAAAGCCAAGAGTAAAATTGCGGAATCTGAGCAGAACAAAATTAACTTTCACCAACTGATTGAAGGTTTTTCGATCGAAATGGTGAATAACATTCAGCAAACTTCAACCATTCCAATTGTTCAAAAGGCATTTGAATTTTTTGAAGGCAAGGGCATTTCGGATAACGAGATAGTTAAACGTATTAAATCCAATTTCAAAGAAGAAAACTGCATTAGCGCAAATAATGATGCAGAAGCGGAAACTAATCAAATTTTACTCAACACATTGGAAGATGAGAACAATCCAATTCGAGCTGTTTTCGCCGTCCATAAATTAAATGAAGGTTGGGACGTTTTGAATTTGTTTGATATTGTTCGTTTATATGAAGGGCAGAATACAGGAGGTAAAAACAAAGGGGTTGGAAAAACAACTATTTCGGAAGCCCAATTGGTTGGTAGAGGAGCGAGATATTTTCCTTTCAAACTGGAAGATAATCAAGACCCATTTACCCGAAAGTTTGACAATGATATATCCAATGACTTAAAAATCCTTGAAGAACTTTATTACCACACTAAAGAAGACAGCCGTTACATTTCCGAATTGAAACAGGCGTTGATTGACACAGGAATCTATGAAGATGATGAAAATACCATCCAATTGACACTTGAAATCAAACCTGAATTCAAAAAGGCAGACTTTTACAAGACTGGGCGGGTTGTATTCAATAAAAAGATTGAAAAGAGTTACAACAACGTTAAGTCCTTCGAAGACTTGGGAGTTAAGATGAGTAATCTGAATTACACACTGTCTTCAGGTGTAGGTCGCATGACTTCAGTTTTCAAGGATGATAATAAAGGAACCGTAGACAAAATAGAACACAAGGATTTAAAAGTAGGAAGCATACCTAAACATGTTATTAGTTATGCCTTATCTCAAAACCCATTTTATCATTTTGATAACTTGGTAAAGTACTTCCCAAACTTAGATTCTCTATCAAACTTTATTCAAAGTGAGGATTATCTGGGGGGATTGGAAATAACGTTTAATGGATCAGAAGACCGCTTTAATAAAATTGCTAATAAAGATTATTTGCTTGCGGTTAATAAACTTCTAACCTCCATCGAAGATGATATAAAATCTAACTTAACCGAATTCGAGGGCTCAAAATATATTTCTGAATATGTGCATAAGGTGTTCGGGGACAAAGAGATTAAAGTCAATAAGAACAGTGAACGATCAGATGGTCAATTTGACGTAGTTAGTGAGCCTGATTGGTATGTTTATAACGCCAATTATGGAACAAGCGAAGAAAAGAAATTCGTTGAAATGTTCTCAAGACGATTTGAGCACTTAGAGAAGAAATTCGAAAATATATATCTCATAAGAAATGAGAGAGAGTTAAAGATTTATGACGGCCTCGGTCGTGCCTTTGAACCCGACTTTTTGCTGTTCTGTAAAGAGAAGGACGGCGATGAACATACGTTTCAAGTTTTCATTGAACCCAAAGGCGCACATCTTATTGCTAATGATATGTGGAAGGAAGAATTCTTGCAAAGGATGAGGGATGAAAGGAAGACTCTTCAAATCAACATGGATAAGTATTTAATAACTGGAGTTCCGTTTTACAATTACTCAAATGAAAATGAGTTTATTGAAAATTTAGAATCGTTATCTTAA
- a CDS encoding site-specific DNA-methyltransferase, translating into MKVYSKLESLLKQEPNFLSDEGKLKKWVVIDKARNYDAGLIELLLKDQQINELFFVNVNDVLIFNQNHFIQFLEQKNYLNDSYTQFKNKVGLTIGGSYLKQRNEIALVWPFKDCILEGGQNFEEQKREEVFFNEIIAQDEITQLLEPKVLTNAKYFDVNGPHQFDKFNRDDKLNKKRGVSSNTITDNLVIKGNNLLALHSLKKEFSSKIDLIYIDPPYNTGGNGDTFQYNNNFKRSTWLTFMQNRLVAAKSLLKKDGVLIVAIDENEQVHLGVLLKDLFPDSEVHCITIMHNPRGIQGTNFSYTHEYAFFVIPKGLKSIANQKIDEPEIKFRGLRDNGGESLRTDAKNCFYPFIVDPVTDKILGFGDVESDDFHPGKRTIEKEGKVYVYPVDNDGVERKWRYAQQSANKVLHLMKAKKVNGVYDIQLGKDFRQYKTVWSGAKYDANEYGTKLIKSLVPNSKFSFPKSLWNVYDCLYAAVGDNPNAIVLDYHAGSGTTGHAVLEMNKSDNGNRRFILCEQMDYIETETNIRLMNVIGNEKLNESFTFFELKKFNEYFIDIIKEAKDSQSLLEIWEQMKEKSFLNYNVDIKRQEENIEDFKSMNLKEQKQHLCEILDKNQLYVNLSSLHDKDFECTDREIQLTQNFYQIETK; encoded by the coding sequence ATGAAAGTATACTCTAAGCTTGAATCATTACTTAAGCAAGAACCCAATTTTTTATCGGATGAAGGGAAATTGAAGAAGTGGGTGGTTATTGATAAGGCACGCAATTACGACGCAGGATTAATTGAATTACTATTGAAGGACCAGCAGATCAATGAACTTTTTTTTGTGAATGTCAACGACGTTTTGATTTTCAATCAAAATCACTTTATACAATTCCTCGAACAAAAAAATTATCTAAACGATAGTTATACTCAGTTCAAAAATAAGGTAGGTCTCACTATAGGTGGAAGTTACTTGAAGCAAAGAAATGAGATTGCTCTTGTTTGGCCATTCAAGGATTGTATTTTAGAGGGGGGGCAGAATTTTGAAGAACAAAAAAGAGAGGAAGTGTTTTTCAATGAGATAATAGCCCAAGATGAAATTACTCAACTTCTCGAACCCAAGGTTCTCACAAACGCAAAGTATTTTGACGTCAACGGACCACATCAGTTTGATAAGTTTAATCGAGATGACAAACTAAATAAGAAAAGAGGTGTGTCCTCAAACACCATAACTGATAACCTTGTCATTAAGGGTAATAATCTCTTAGCGTTACATTCTCTTAAAAAAGAGTTCTCTTCAAAAATAGATCTGATTTACATAGATCCTCCTTACAACACTGGGGGCAATGGAGACACCTTCCAATACAATAATAACTTTAAGCGATCTACATGGTTAACTTTCATGCAAAATCGCTTGGTTGCCGCTAAAAGTCTTTTGAAGAAGGACGGTGTTCTAATTGTGGCAATTGATGAGAATGAGCAAGTTCATTTAGGTGTTTTACTTAAAGACTTGTTTCCTGATTCGGAAGTCCATTGTATAACGATTATGCATAACCCAAGAGGTATTCAAGGAACTAACTTCTCATATACTCACGAATACGCATTTTTTGTGATTCCAAAAGGGTTGAAGTCTATTGCGAATCAAAAAATCGATGAGCCCGAAATTAAATTTAGAGGACTTCGAGATAACGGTGGCGAAAGTTTGAGAACAGATGCAAAAAACTGTTTTTACCCATTTATTGTCGACCCGGTAACTGACAAAATTTTAGGTTTTGGAGATGTTGAGTCTGACGACTTCCATCCGGGCAAACGTACAATTGAAAAAGAAGGAAAGGTCTACGTATATCCAGTGGATAACGACGGAGTTGAACGGAAATGGCGCTATGCTCAACAATCTGCCAACAAGGTCTTACACCTAATGAAAGCAAAGAAAGTAAATGGCGTATATGATATTCAATTGGGGAAAGATTTCAGACAATACAAAACTGTATGGTCGGGCGCTAAGTATGATGCCAATGAGTATGGGACCAAGCTCATAAAGTCATTAGTCCCAAACTCGAAGTTTTCTTTCCCAAAATCATTGTGGAATGTTTATGATTGCCTTTATGCTGCTGTGGGTGACAATCCAAATGCAATCGTATTAGATTACCATGCTGGATCAGGGACAACTGGTCATGCAGTTTTAGAAATGAATAAATCTGATAACGGCAACAGAAGATTCATCTTATGTGAACAAATGGATTATATCGAGACAGAAACTAACATTCGATTGATGAATGTTATAGGGAATGAAAAATTAAACGAATCATTTACCTTTTTCGAGCTCAAAAAATTCAACGAGTATTTTATTGATATTATTAAAGAGGCAAAGGATTCCCAATCGCTACTGGAAATTTGGGAACAGATGAAAGAGAAAAGTTTTTTGAATTACAATGTGGATATCAAAAGGCAAGAGGAAAATATTGAGGACTTCAAGTCAATGAATCTGAAAGAACAGAAACAACACCTTTGCGAAATACTTGATAAAAACCAATTGTACGTTAATCTTTCATCACTCCATGATAAAGATTTTGAATGCACAGATAGAGAAATACAGTTAACTCAAAACTTTTATCAAATAGAAACCAAGTAA
- a CDS encoding helix-turn-helix transcriptional regulator, with protein sequence MNRIKVVLKEKGIKQTWLADKLGKSFNTVNGYVQNRQQPRLETLNEISEILDVDIKDLIMSTKNK encoded by the coding sequence ATGAATCGCATAAAGGTTGTCTTAAAAGAAAAGGGTATAAAACAGACCTGGTTAGCAGATAAATTAGGCAAGAGTTTTAATACTGTCAATGGCTACGTTCAAAATAGACAGCAGCCACGGTTAGAGACTTTAAATGAGATTTCGGAAATATTGGACGTGGATATCAAAGATTTAATAATGTCAACCAAAAACAAATGA